The proteins below are encoded in one region of Candidatus Amarolinea dominans:
- the gnd gene encoding decarboxylating 6-phosphogluconate dehydrogenase has translation MAGRHQKRNDTEGHDIMELAMIGLGRMGGNMARRLARGGHRIVAYNRTPDKALELAQTEPNVEPVTALAELVAQLTAPRVAWVMVPAGDATEQMIDTLLDLLTPGDIIIDGGNSNYHDTQRRAGKVKGRGFHFVDVGTSGGVWGLTEGYSLMIGGDKEVVERLTPIFQTLAPGADKGWGHVGPHGAGHFVKMVHNGIEYGMMQAFAEGFEIMRSKQELGLDVAQIAQIWRNGSVVRSWLLDLIAAALAQDASLSDIAGWVADSGEGRWTVAEAIDLDVAAPVITLSLLMRFVSRQDESYAAKLLAAMRNQFGGHAVKTAA, from the coding sequence ATGGCGGGACGTCATCAAAAGAGAAATGACACAGAGGGACATGACATCATGGAACTAGCTATGATCGGCCTGGGCCGCATGGGCGGCAACATGGCGCGGCGATTGGCACGTGGCGGCCATCGCATCGTCGCTTATAATCGCACGCCGGACAAGGCGCTGGAATTGGCGCAGACCGAGCCAAACGTCGAGCCTGTGACAGCGCTGGCGGAGTTGGTGGCGCAATTGACCGCGCCGCGCGTCGCCTGGGTGATGGTGCCCGCTGGCGACGCCACCGAGCAGATGATTGACACCTTGCTGGATTTGCTGACCCCTGGTGACATCATCATTGATGGCGGTAACTCCAACTACCACGACACGCAGCGCCGCGCCGGTAAAGTCAAAGGGCGCGGCTTTCACTTTGTGGATGTGGGCACCAGCGGCGGCGTGTGGGGATTGACCGAAGGCTACAGCCTGATGATCGGCGGCGACAAGGAAGTGGTTGAGCGTCTGACCCCCATCTTCCAGACGCTGGCGCCTGGGGCTGACAAGGGCTGGGGTCATGTGGGGCCGCATGGCGCCGGTCATTTTGTCAAGATGGTACACAACGGCATCGAGTACGGCATGATGCAGGCGTTTGCCGAGGGCTTCGAGATCATGCGCAGCAAGCAGGAGCTGGGCCTGGACGTGGCGCAGATTGCCCAAATCTGGCGCAACGGCAGCGTGGTGCGCTCCTGGCTGCTGGACCTGATCGCGGCCGCGCTGGCGCAGGATGCCAGTCTGAGCGACATTGCCGGTTGGGTCGCGGATAGCGGCGAGGGACGCTGGACGGTGGCCGAGGCCATTGACCTCGATGTGGCGGCGCCGGTCATCACCTTGTCGTTGCTGATGCGCTTTGTCAGCCGCCAGGACGAGAGCTACGCCGCTAAGCTGCTGGCCGCCATGCGCAATCAATTCGGTGGTCATGCTGTCAAAACGGCCGCGTGA
- a CDS encoding glucose-1-phosphate thymidylyltransferase: protein MLQPRLFFDLSAFAHAALFDDLAFVWQALPAIGAYARAQLATAYQPALLGTVATGAYLVNPELIYLGEGSIIEPGAYVAGPCIIGRHCEIRHGAYVRGDVILGDDSIIGHASEVKNSIFLNGAHAPHFAYVGDSILGNRVNLGAGTKLSNLALTSQKDPTTRQRSTIRLEVNGQMVDTGLAKMGAIMGDDAQTGCNSVLNPGCIIGPRTLIYANVSLRKGYYPADTIVKLEQGISMLPRM, encoded by the coding sequence ATGTTACAACCACGTTTGTTCTTCGATCTATCTGCCTTTGCTCATGCGGCCTTGTTCGATGACCTGGCGTTCGTCTGGCAGGCACTGCCGGCGATTGGCGCCTATGCACGGGCGCAGTTGGCTACGGCCTATCAGCCGGCGCTGCTCGGCACCGTCGCGACCGGCGCCTATCTTGTCAACCCGGAGTTGATCTACCTGGGCGAGGGGAGCATCATCGAGCCAGGCGCTTACGTGGCCGGCCCCTGCATCATCGGCCGGCACTGTGAGATTCGCCACGGCGCGTACGTGCGCGGCGATGTCATTCTTGGCGATGATAGCATCATCGGCCATGCCAGCGAGGTCAAGAATTCGATCTTCCTGAACGGCGCGCATGCGCCCCACTTTGCCTATGTGGGCGATTCGATCCTGGGCAATCGCGTCAACCTGGGCGCAGGCACCAAGCTGAGCAACCTGGCGTTGACCAGCCAGAAAGACCCGACCACCCGCCAGCGCAGCACCATCCGGCTGGAGGTCAACGGCCAGATGGTGGATACCGGCCTGGCCAAGATGGGCGCGATCATGGGCGACGATGCGCAGACCGGCTGTAACTCGGTCCTCAACCCCGGCTGCATCATCGGCCCGCGCACGCTGATCTACGCCAATGTCAGCCTGCGTAAGGGCTATTACCCGGCCGACACCATCGTCAAACTGGAGCAAGGGATCAGCATGCTGCCGCGGATGTAG
- a CDS encoding SOS response-associated peptidase, with translation MCGRFTLFASPETIQAEFDLAEPPANLAPRYNIAPTQPVAVIANHAAARRVELFQWGLIPSWARDPSIGSRMINARAETLAEKPSFRTALRKRRCLILADGFYEWRKDNGGKTPFFIHLVSGRPFALAGLWEVWQTPDGVALPTCTIITTGPNSLIAALHDRMPVILPPAAYAAWLDPAPLAPTDLAPLLVSYPAGEMALYPVSRTVNAPANDSPACIAPG, from the coding sequence ATGTGCGGGCGTTTCACCCTTTTTGCTTCGCCTGAAACGATTCAGGCTGAGTTCGACCTGGCCGAGCCGCCGGCAAACCTGGCGCCGCGCTACAACATTGCCCCGACGCAGCCGGTGGCCGTCATCGCCAACCACGCGGCGGCGCGCCGGGTTGAGCTTTTTCAATGGGGCCTGATTCCCTCCTGGGCCAGGGACCCCAGCATCGGCAGCCGCATGATCAACGCGCGCGCCGAGACCCTGGCCGAGAAGCCGTCGTTCCGCACGGCTTTGCGCAAGCGGCGCTGTTTGATCCTGGCCGATGGCTTCTACGAATGGCGCAAGGACAACGGTGGCAAGACACCCTTCTTCATTCATTTGGTCTCAGGTCGGCCGTTTGCCCTGGCTGGCCTGTGGGAGGTTTGGCAGACCCCGGACGGCGTGGCGCTTCCCACCTGCACCATCATCACCACCGGGCCAAACAGCCTGATCGCGGCGTTGCACGACCGCATGCCGGTCATCCTGCCGCCCGCGGCGTACGCGGCCTGGCTCGACCCTGCGCCGTTGGCCCCGACCGATTTGGCCCCGCTGCTGGTTTCTTATCCGGCCGGCGAAATGGCGCTCTACCCGGTGTCGCGCACGGTCAACGCGCCGGCCAACGACAGCCCGGCCTGCATTGCGCCAGGATGA
- a CDS encoding RNA polymerase sigma factor, giving the protein MPDFSDDRQLVGALAGGDEAAFSFLLDRYHQALIRTALLYVSSRAVAEEVVQETWLAVLQGIQRFEGRSSLKTWLFRILMNRAQTRGQREGRTIPFSALAPDSADADEPTVEPDRFLSATHPQWPGHWTQPPRSWQGIPEELYLSAELHAALLQAIEQLPPQQRAVISLRDLDGWSAQEVCNTLHLSETNQRVLLHRARAKARKALEQYLERAGGDRT; this is encoded by the coding sequence ATGCCTGATTTTTCCGATGATCGCCAATTGGTCGGGGCGCTGGCTGGCGGCGATGAAGCGGCCTTCAGCTTCTTGCTCGACCGCTACCACCAGGCGCTCATCCGCACCGCGCTGCTTTACGTTTCCAGCCGCGCCGTGGCGGAGGAGGTGGTGCAAGAAACCTGGCTGGCCGTGCTGCAAGGCATTCAGCGTTTCGAGGGCCGTTCCTCCCTCAAGACCTGGCTCTTTCGTATCCTGATGAATCGCGCGCAGACCCGCGGTCAGCGCGAGGGCCGCACCATCCCCTTCTCCGCTCTTGCTCCTGACTCTGCGGACGCCGATGAGCCAACCGTGGAACCAGATCGCTTCTTATCTGCCACCCATCCGCAGTGGCCCGGCCACTGGACGCAACCGCCTCGCTCCTGGCAGGGCATACCCGAAGAACTCTATCTGTCTGCCGAGCTGCACGCTGCATTGCTGCAGGCCATCGAACAACTGCCTCCTCAGCAGCGTGCGGTGATTTCACTGCGCGACCTGGATGGCTGGAGCGCCCAAGAGGTCTGTAACACCCTGCATCTCAGCGAGACTAACCAGCGTGTTCTGCTCCATCGCGCCCGCGCCAAAGCCCGTAAAGCCCTGGAGCAGTACCTGGAGCGAGCGGGGGGAGATCGCACTTGA
- a CDS encoding GlsB/YeaQ/YmgE family stress response membrane protein, which produces MLCGWIAALLVTIVIVAAVEMVSKTNLPYGWVGNIVVGFIGGVLGQVVLGQWGLTLYGVYVIQTFIGALVFVLAAKWVMGRMAARR; this is translated from the coding sequence ATGTTGTGTGGTTGGATCGCTGCTTTGCTCGTCACCATCGTCATCGTGGCTGCCGTTGAAATGGTTTCCAAAACCAACCTGCCTTACGGCTGGGTGGGCAACATCGTAGTCGGCTTCATCGGCGGCGTCCTCGGTCAAGTCGTCCTGGGCCAGTGGGGGCTAACCCTCTACGGCGTCTACGTCATTCAGACGTTCATCGGCGCGCTCGTCTTCGTCCTGGCCGCCAAGTGGGTCATGGGACGCATGGCTGCTCGCCGCTAG
- a CDS encoding DUF348 domain-containing protein, with product MSDRVFPAHALETGAVAVRPQTVLARLAVVLLMAGLVWCFVATLAPVTVQVDGYADRVFTHQRTVRELLAELNLALAPGDHMTPALEQAIAPGLHVQVTRARPLLVVADGREILVRTHSQRVGDIWPAAGITPAGMDERFLDGVPVTDQTALPVPVIEPGVAPRYRAGRPWVGKQPAPLTLTLRRAVPLTVLDEGLPLTFMTTAPTVGEALRREQFVLYLGDVVQPSLGSPVRAGGRVFIQRSTPVVFFADGETLKTRTRQYTVGDALAEQGIVVVGLDQVEPALTTPLVPNLAIRVIRVREVLEIEQQVVPFISIWVGDDKLEIDRSRVSVAGQDGIQRQRYRMRYEDNQVVARTLQESWVAQEPITRVLAYGRQITQKTLDTPEGPIIYWRKLRAYTTSYTASSAGVPRSSPSYGRTRIGLPLSTGIVAVDPTVIPLRSWVYVPDYGKGLAGDTGGGVKGKFVDLGFSEGEYQSWHWWSDVYLLWPPPPTYQIRWVLPDWPKYPDRRR from the coding sequence ATGAGCGATCGTGTTTTCCCTGCCCACGCCCTGGAAACTGGCGCCGTCGCGGTCAGGCCGCAGACGGTTCTGGCGCGCTTGGCCGTCGTGCTGTTGATGGCCGGCCTGGTCTGGTGCTTTGTTGCCACGTTGGCCCCCGTCACCGTGCAGGTGGACGGCTACGCCGACCGCGTCTTCACCCATCAGCGCACCGTGCGCGAGCTGTTGGCTGAGCTGAACCTGGCCCTGGCGCCCGGGGATCACATGACGCCGGCGCTGGAGCAGGCGATTGCGCCTGGACTGCATGTCCAGGTGACGCGGGCGCGGCCACTGCTGGTCGTTGCGGACGGCCGTGAAATCCTGGTGCGCACGCACAGCCAGCGGGTGGGTGACATTTGGCCGGCCGCGGGCATCACGCCTGCGGGGATGGACGAGCGCTTTCTGGATGGGGTTCCCGTGACCGATCAAACCGCGCTGCCTGTCCCTGTGATCGAGCCTGGCGTGGCCCCGCGCTACCGGGCCGGGCGGCCGTGGGTGGGCAAGCAGCCGGCGCCGCTCACGCTCACGCTGCGCCGCGCGGTGCCGCTGACGGTGCTGGACGAGGGGCTGCCGTTGACCTTCATGACCACGGCGCCCACAGTTGGGGAAGCGCTGCGCCGCGAGCAGTTCGTTCTCTACCTGGGGGATGTCGTGCAGCCCAGTCTGGGCAGCCCGGTACGCGCCGGCGGACGGGTCTTCATCCAGCGCTCGACGCCCGTGGTGTTCTTTGCCGATGGCGAGACCTTGAAAACGCGCACCCGCCAGTACACGGTGGGTGACGCCCTGGCCGAGCAGGGGATCGTGGTGGTCGGGCTGGATCAGGTGGAGCCGGCCTTGACGACGCCCCTGGTGCCCAACCTGGCCATTCGGGTCATTCGCGTGCGTGAAGTCCTGGAAATTGAGCAGCAGGTGGTGCCGTTCATTTCCATCTGGGTGGGTGACGATAAACTGGAGATTGATCGCAGCCGGGTCAGTGTGGCCGGCCAGGATGGCATCCAGCGCCAGCGCTACCGTATGCGCTACGAGGACAACCAGGTGGTGGCGCGGACGCTGCAGGAAAGTTGGGTGGCGCAAGAGCCGATCACACGGGTGCTGGCGTACGGTCGCCAGATTACCCAGAAAACGCTGGATACGCCAGAGGGTCCGATCATCTATTGGCGCAAGCTGCGTGCATACACCACGTCCTACACCGCTTCCAGTGCGGGCGTGCCGCGCAGCAGCCCCTCCTACGGCCGCACCCGCATCGGCTTGCCGCTCAGCACCGGAATCGTCGCGGTGGACCCCACCGTGATTCCGCTGCGTTCATGGGTGTATGTCCCCGACTACGGCAAGGGCCTGGCCGGCGACACCGGTGGCGGGGTCAAGGGTAAGTTCGTTGACCTCGGCTTTTCCGAGGGCGAGTACCAATCGTGGCACTGGTGGAGTGATGTCTATCTGTTGTGGCCGCCCCCCCCAACTTATCAAATTCGCTGGGTGTTGCCAGATTGGCCCAAGTATCCTGACCGGCGTCGTTGA
- the zwf gene encoding glucose-6-phosphate dehydrogenase — MNNSLPITIVIFGASGDLTERKLIPAIFSQYRKGRLPAHVRIVGFARRPWNPDDFRAHLLHGMQAYAAETYDEQAWQSFGANVFYVRGDLSTGADYATLHQALNDLESGPANRLYYLATAPEYYIPAVTHLGANQMADEDEAWRRIVIEKPFGHDLASAKHLNEVLHAVFQESQVYRIDHYLGKETAQNLLFFRFANTIFEPLWNRNYIDNVQVTVAESVDVGHRAGYYDETGVLRDMFQNHLLQLLTLIAMEPPASFNADSVRNEKVKVLAAVRPITPANVAGRTVRGQYRTYRDAPGVARGSQTATYAALQLYIDNWRWQGVPFYLRSGKVMPAKMSEIIIQFRRPPHVMFNFPPERLLHSNLLSICLQPNEGIHLRFEAKVPDSVQDTRSVDMEFYFRSSFGDGPLPDAYERLLLDALAGDASLFTRSDEIEQAWRLIDPIMAAWVTPQAPPLSFYEAGTWGPPEADMFMARDERVWRSVCGAGK; from the coding sequence ATGAACAACTCTCTGCCAATCACCATTGTCATTTTTGGCGCGTCTGGTGACCTGACCGAACGCAAGCTGATTCCGGCCATCTTCAGCCAGTACCGCAAAGGGCGGCTACCGGCTCATGTTCGCATCGTCGGTTTTGCGCGCCGTCCCTGGAACCCGGATGATTTCCGCGCGCATCTGCTGCACGGCATGCAGGCTTACGCGGCCGAGACGTACGATGAGCAGGCCTGGCAGAGCTTTGGCGCCAACGTGTTCTACGTGCGGGGCGATCTGAGCACGGGAGCCGACTACGCCACGCTGCACCAGGCCTTGAATGACCTGGAGAGCGGGCCGGCCAATCGCCTGTACTACCTGGCGACGGCGCCCGAATACTACATTCCCGCGGTCACGCATCTCGGCGCCAATCAAATGGCTGACGAGGATGAAGCCTGGCGGCGCATCGTCATCGAAAAGCCGTTCGGGCATGATCTTGCCTCCGCCAAACACCTCAATGAGGTGCTGCACGCCGTCTTCCAGGAATCGCAGGTCTACCGCATTGACCATTACCTGGGCAAGGAAACAGCGCAGAATCTGCTCTTCTTCCGCTTCGCCAACACCATCTTCGAGCCGCTCTGGAACCGCAACTACATTGACAACGTGCAGGTCACCGTGGCCGAAAGCGTGGACGTGGGGCATCGCGCCGGTTATTATGACGAGACCGGTGTGTTGCGCGACATGTTCCAGAATCACCTGCTGCAACTGTTGACGCTGATTGCCATGGAACCGCCCGCTTCGTTCAATGCCGATTCCGTGCGCAACGAAAAGGTCAAGGTGTTGGCCGCGGTGCGCCCAATTACACCCGCAAACGTGGCCGGCCGTACGGTGCGCGGGCAGTATCGCACCTACCGCGACGCGCCCGGCGTGGCGCGCGGTTCGCAGACCGCGACCTACGCCGCGTTGCAGTTGTACATTGACAACTGGCGCTGGCAAGGCGTGCCCTTCTATCTGCGCTCCGGCAAGGTCATGCCCGCCAAGATGTCAGAGATCATCATCCAGTTCCGGCGCCCGCCGCACGTCATGTTCAACTTCCCACCGGAGCGGCTGCTGCATTCGAACCTGCTCTCCATCTGCCTGCAGCCCAACGAAGGCATACACCTGCGCTTCGAGGCCAAGGTGCCCGATTCTGTGCAGGACACACGCTCTGTGGACATGGAATTCTACTTTCGCTCCTCTTTTGGCGACGGTCCGCTGCCCGACGCCTATGAGCGCCTTTTGCTCGATGCCCTGGCGGGCGACGCCTCTCTTTTCACACGCAGCGATGAGATCGAGCAGGCCTGGCGCCTGATTGATCCGATCATGGCCGCCTGGGTCACGCCACAGGCGCCGCCGCTCAGCTTCTATGAGGCGGGCACCTGGGGGCCACCTGAGGCCGACATGTTCATGGCCCGCGACGAACGGGTGTGGCGCTCCGTCTGCGGCGCCGGCAAGTGA
- a CDS encoding zf-HC2 domain-containing protein: protein MPAQELTCQQLVELVTDYLEGALSAPERARFEAHLAMCPHCAEYLAQMRRTIQTLGRLTEASLDAQARRDLLQLFRTWKHRQAPPVNGAAPTHSNGGTSSKEK, encoded by the coding sequence ATGCCTGCCCAAGAATTGACCTGTCAGCAGTTGGTAGAATTGGTCACCGACTACCTGGAAGGCGCGCTGTCTGCACCCGAACGGGCGCGCTTCGAGGCGCACCTGGCGATGTGCCCTCACTGCGCGGAATATCTCGCACAGATGCGGCGCACGATTCAGACGCTGGGCAGGTTGACGGAGGCCTCGTTGGATGCGCAGGCCAGACGTGATCTTTTGCAGCTTTTTCGTACCTGGAAGCACCGGCAGGCGCCGCCCGTCAACGGCGCCGCGCCCACTCATTCAAATGGCGGGACGTCATCAAAAGAGAAATGA
- a CDS encoding LysM peptidoglycan-binding domain-containing protein, producing MAGQLRRRTFVVVVVCVALLTLALSSMSAAASTTPNGGQCSQIVTPRAGDGWGSVAQRYGVSVAALKAANARYIRRNNQLWRTDRLCIPGDGSSGPATTVTPQPTTGATYTVRPGDTWYGIAARTGVPFAALWNANPKLQRRGKVLFIGDRMVIPGASASTPGSSTATPVPGGSATKPPIAGMPACPTQFADYTTGIHDALNANPVQLLDWLRTCGAVTSAHGGVTIQDINGDKLDDYIIVITDPISAAAVPTGDLLIFHAGRDSKELAYQAGAAGDVALLDTSDINADGKIDISWTDTTCGAHTCFGTVHIISWDPASSSFQNWIDGNATMAYPTVSFKDINDGSGQELLLHGGIIASVGAGPQRSWNETWSSLAGAPYRLTDLMYDPSTCLYHHLLDANQLMLTGKYAEAAIAYDALLNDSALEKCGTRDNELDELRSFARYRLALAYAYSGEMEKAEVTVVEFLAAEPVNLYAQVADLWWQAYEKPQDAVAACAAVTAFAKDNPDTWLILFDFGYANPTFSESEVCVAPAA from the coding sequence ATGGCCGGTCAACTTCGTCGTCGAACTTTCGTCGTGGTCGTTGTATGCGTCGCCTTGCTGACCCTGGCGCTCAGCAGCATGAGCGCGGCTGCATCAACGACACCCAACGGCGGTCAGTGCAGCCAGATCGTAACGCCGCGAGCTGGCGATGGCTGGGGCAGCGTGGCGCAGCGCTACGGCGTCAGCGTGGCCGCGCTCAAGGCCGCCAACGCGCGCTACATCCGGCGCAACAACCAGCTCTGGCGCACCGACCGACTCTGCATCCCGGGCGACGGCAGCAGCGGCCCGGCAACCACAGTCACCCCGCAGCCAACCACCGGCGCCACCTACACGGTACGCCCCGGCGACACCTGGTATGGCATTGCGGCGCGCACCGGGGTGCCCTTTGCTGCCCTGTGGAACGCCAACCCCAAGCTGCAGCGCCGCGGCAAGGTACTGTTCATCGGCGATCGCATGGTCATTCCGGGCGCCAGCGCGTCCACCCCCGGCAGCAGCACGGCAACACCGGTACCGGGTGGCAGCGCAACCAAACCGCCAATCGCCGGCATGCCTGCGTGCCCCACGCAGTTTGCTGACTACACCACCGGTATCCATGACGCGCTCAACGCCAATCCTGTGCAACTGTTGGATTGGTTGCGAACCTGTGGCGCAGTGACCAGCGCGCACGGCGGCGTCACCATCCAGGACATCAACGGCGACAAGCTCGATGACTACATCATCGTCATCACCGACCCCATCTCCGCGGCCGCGGTGCCCACCGGCGACCTGTTGATCTTCCATGCCGGGCGCGACAGCAAGGAACTGGCCTACCAGGCCGGCGCAGCCGGTGACGTCGCCCTGCTCGACACCAGCGACATCAACGCGGACGGCAAGATTGACATCTCCTGGACCGATACCACCTGCGGCGCGCACACCTGCTTCGGCACGGTTCACATCATCTCCTGGGACCCGGCCAGCAGTTCGTTCCAAAACTGGATTGACGGCAACGCGACCATGGCCTATCCCACGGTCAGCTTCAAGGACATCAACGACGGTTCAGGCCAGGAGCTGCTGCTGCACGGCGGCATCATCGCCTCGGTGGGCGCCGGGCCACAGCGTTCATGGAACGAGACCTGGTCATCGCTTGCGGGCGCGCCGTACAGACTGACCGATCTCATGTATGATCCGTCCACCTGTCTGTATCATCATCTGCTGGATGCGAATCAACTGATGCTCACAGGGAAGTATGCCGAGGCGGCCATCGCCTACGATGCCCTGCTGAACGACAGCGCCCTGGAGAAGTGCGGCACCCGCGATAACGAACTCGACGAACTGCGCAGTTTCGCCCGCTATCGCCTGGCGCTTGCCTACGCGTACAGCGGAGAAATGGAAAAGGCGGAGGTCACCGTCGTCGAGTTCCTGGCGGCCGAGCCGGTCAACCTGTATGCCCAGGTGGCCGATCTCTGGTGGCAGGCATACGAAAAACCCCAAGATG
- the rpiA gene encoding ribose-5-phosphate isomerase RpiA, producing MDSTTLKRQAAELAADLVESGTVVGLGVGSTAIFAVYRLAERLRQGDLRDIVGVPCSIATADAAQQLGIPLTTLDEHPVVDVTIDGADEVDLALNLIKGGGGALLREKIVAQASRREIIVVDESKLSPALCTRFALPVEVTPFGAGAQARFLQSLGAQVTWRRDSRGDLFHTDQGNLILDCAFGPLDDPAALADRLAGRAGIVEHGLFIGLTTDLIVAGAHGVRHVTRG from the coding sequence ATGGATAGCACGACATTGAAACGACAGGCGGCCGAACTCGCCGCCGATTTGGTGGAATCGGGCACGGTCGTTGGCCTGGGGGTTGGCAGCACAGCCATTTTTGCCGTCTATCGCCTGGCCGAACGCCTGCGCCAGGGCGACCTGCGCGACATCGTCGGCGTTCCCTGCTCCATCGCAACCGCCGACGCCGCGCAGCAGTTGGGCATTCCGCTGACCACGCTGGACGAGCATCCCGTGGTGGATGTGACGATTGATGGCGCCGATGAGGTGGACCTGGCGCTGAATTTGATCAAAGGCGGCGGCGGCGCGCTCTTGCGCGAAAAGATCGTGGCGCAGGCCAGCCGTCGTGAAATCATCGTGGTGGATGAAAGCAAACTCTCGCCCGCGCTCTGCACCCGCTTTGCCCTGCCGGTGGAGGTCACGCCGTTCGGCGCGGGCGCGCAGGCGCGCTTTCTGCAATCTCTCGGCGCGCAGGTGACATGGCGCCGCGATAGCCGTGGCGACTTGTTTCACACCGATCAGGGCAACCTGATTCTGGATTGCGCCTTTGGCCCGCTGGACGACCCGGCGGCCCTGGCGGACCGGCTGGCCGGCCGCGCCGGCATCGTGGAGCATGGCCTGTTCATCGGCCTGACCACAGACCTCATCGTGGCCGGCGCGCATGGCGTCAGGCACGTGACGCGGGGATGA
- a CDS encoding enoyl-CoA hydratase/isomerase family protein: protein MTEELILTQQRDNVFEIILNRPDKRNALNWPMLRALPGAVAQARRAAGVRAIVVRGSGKGFSAGIDLNAFFELPAAYGPDWQRHMREITEEFQALLNSLAQVELPTIAVLHGFALGLGLELALACDLRLAAEGALLGLPEARLGIVPDVGGSTRLAQAVGLVRAKELIFTGRQIDAALAERWGLVNQVAPADQLDAALDGLLAEIMQCAPLAVGMAKRLLNGMFDTPRGLALEGWAQSQLIATQDFGEGVQAMLQRRPAQFKGK from the coding sequence ATGACAGAAGAACTCATTTTGACCCAGCAACGCGACAACGTCTTCGAGATCATCTTGAACCGGCCGGACAAGCGCAACGCGCTGAACTGGCCCATGCTGCGGGCGTTGCCCGGCGCCGTGGCGCAAGCGCGACGTGCGGCGGGAGTGCGCGCCATCGTCGTGCGCGGCAGCGGCAAGGGCTTTTCGGCCGGCATTGATCTGAACGCCTTCTTCGAGCTGCCCGCCGCGTATGGCCCGGACTGGCAGCGTCACATGCGCGAGATTACTGAGGAGTTCCAGGCGCTGCTGAACAGCCTGGCGCAGGTGGAACTGCCGACGATTGCGGTGCTGCATGGCTTCGCCCTGGGATTGGGGCTGGAGTTGGCCCTGGCCTGTGATCTGCGCCTCGCGGCCGAAGGCGCCCTCCTGGGCTTGCCCGAAGCCCGGCTGGGCATCGTGCCCGATGTCGGCGGCTCCACGCGGCTGGCGCAGGCGGTCGGCCTGGTGCGCGCGAAAGAGCTGATCTTCACCGGCCGCCAGATTGACGCCGCGCTGGCCGAGCGCTGGGGCCTGGTCAACCAGGTGGCGCCGGCCGATCAACTCGACGCCGCGCTCGATGGGCTGCTGGCGGAGATCATGCAGTGCGCGCCGCTGGCCGTGGGCATGGCCAAGCGTCTGCTGAATGGCATGTTCGACACCCCACGCGGCCTGGCCCTGGAAGGCTGGGCGCAGAGTCAACTGATCGCTACGCAGGACTTTGGCGAAGGCGTGCAGGCCATGCTCCAGCGCCGCCCCGCGCAGTTCAAGGGCAAGTGA